The DNA sequence atatatttcttgcAGTCGTACATGATAGTACAGTAGGTATTCTCAAAACATTTAGGGCAAATGTCTGTAAATACtgttacatatatatacactttaCACATATATACTAAATACTGTGTCATAACTGATGTTGCTATTTTCTGTTACTTTCCACTAATGACTAAAAATGTCACATCTGATTTAAAATTAAACTGTAATTCATGAAGATGTATATTAATGGCACAAACACATACTTAGCTAATAAAAATGGTCACAGGCTCAAATAGCTGAAGGGAGATACTGtagtactgaagtactgaaaGCAGAGGGTTCCAAGCAGTTCCACACAGTAGAAATATACTTGTGGCTCTTCGTAATGACAACCTTTGTCTTTATAAGATGTCTCTGTGTTCACTTCCTCCGCTTATGAAGACGTGGCTAAGAGAGAGTTTGTTAGacagtaggagtgtgtgttctgaaGAGGTGTGCTGGTGTTGATGGCTGCACTGACTGGGCTGTTTCCTGATGCAGCATCAGACAGTGGATGGCGCCACTCTGAAGTCGCCTCCTAGTGGTCTGACTGCTGAAACTGCACAAGGTGATTCATCGTCAAAGAGGGGTTGGGAGTGGTTCTGTCAGTCAGGTATAACGGTGCCCGTCCTCTCCTGAGCATAAATCTGCAGGGGGCCATTTGACTATGTTTCTGGTGGGTTACCATTTTAACCTTGAAGTTGCTATGAAAGTCCCTCAACCAACAGTACATGTTGAGTGATACTCTAATAAGAGCAAAAATAAATTACAGGGGGTCAACCCATCTGACTTTTTTCCCTTTTCTAAAGTGACTGAGCTAAGCTGTGTTTGTCTTTCTTGCCTTTTCACAGACAGGGCTAGTGGGGGTCCTCAGAAACAGAAGAAAGCTCGTTTGGTCGAAGATCTGAGCGAGAAGATCCAGAGACGACCTGGACCCCTTGAGCTTCTCCAGAAACACATCCTACCATTGGAGAATAGTGAGTGGAACTACTAATGTGTTCAAGAACACAACAGGAGTCTTCTAGGTCCTTCTAGATCCTCCTAGGTCTAGCAGTGGAGATTTTCAGGATTGTCAATGCTTGAAGTGAAATTCCAGGTTTAATGTAACCTAGGAAGTACTCTGTTACTCTAGACATCatattataaattataattttaaattattattaattatattataaatGTCTTTGGGCATTCGTTATTTGTTAACGGACACCTCAGCAAATGCCAGACATTGGATGCTATAACAGTAACCTATAATATTAAACTACACTGGTTCAAATTTTCCTTCAACACAAAACTCAACACGGACAGACTTGGCTCCCTCTGTTCGTTCTCAAGTCTTGTTTCCTGTACATTAGCTTCAGATGTCTTTGAAGATGACGTCTCCTCATGTTCCTCTGCATCTCCCGAGCAACTCGGGCTTCACCAATCGccaggctcctcctcctcacctggGCTGGCCAATCACCAGTCACTAAGTGATGGATCACCTGGTGCCACGCCCAACAATGGCAACCCCAGTAGCGTACAGGTATGTTGCAGAACTTTAACAGAATCAGCATGAAAATGAAATCAACTACATTTTCCCAGCATGCAATTATACTCCCATGACTCATTTGAATATGTGCTGCCTCCCCCCCAAACGCAGTCTAGTCTAGCACTGCTCCCCGCAACCGAGGGTCTCAGTCAGTCTGTCACTATGACAGTGGTGGGGTCAAGCTCCATGGCAACGACTGGGAAAGGCAAAGGCATGTACATCTCCTCTCAGACCACGCCCGTGCTACCCAAGGTATAATCACACTGGGCTTAATGTCACGACGCACTTCCCCTTTTAAAGcactgaaaatgtttgaaaacaatTATACAAATATAGCTTTTTATGTTAGTTTTGATCATTTCATAAAAAATGCTTAATTTATGAGATAAACAAAATAATTTAGCTGCTTTGTGGCAACAATATTTAAAATTTAGCTTGCAGCAATAAAAAGTCAATAATATAAATTAGTATTAGTTATTGAGCTTACAGTTTTAAATGATTTTAACTgaatttatgttaatttatgaaAGTTCTATTTACTCCACTATTAGTACATCATCTCTGGTTTTATTAAACAAAATAAGTCTCAACTTAAACCTGAAATCAAAGGTTTATTATGCAGTTTTGATTACAGCCATATGTACTTGGTTAGTAGGAACATACAATCCTACTGGGAGGACTGTAGGACAATCCTGCTGTCAGAAGTCATTTTTTCAACTGATGAACTTGTGGTGCTGTTATAATGtgtttttcattgttttgaTCAGGTCCTCCTCCCTCATTTCTCCTGTTATGTTTTGTCTGTTCCCCGGTTCTGTCTCTCAGGTAGCTCATTCCATCCTGGGCGGGTCTTTAGCCTCGCCCCGCCCTCCACGCCCGCGCAAGCCACGCGACTGCAAGCCGAAGATGAGGAAGCTGAAGTACCACCAGTACATTCCCCCAGACCAAAGGGGCGGGGCTGCAGGGGCTTCTGGGAACAATTCTCAAAAGAACAGCAGTCAGACTCCACCCGTCGACCCCGCCTACTCCCATCTCTTACATCAGCAGCAGGTTTTCCTGCAACTGCAAATCTTAAACCAGCAACAGCAGGTCACTGTGGCAACCAGGTACATTAACCTGAAAACATCACCAGCAATCCCCAGTTTAACAACATCACATTTACAATGGAGTAGTCAATAGTTAAAAAAACAGTGTTTCTTGCACAATATTAAACTGGGGAGCAACTTTAAATCATTTTTCATCAGTCTGTATTGTAAAAAGTGCAAACATTGTCACATTACACATAAGAGCAACAGTTCTTATTAACATGGCCATTGTGCAGCAGCAAGAGCCAATTAGTGAGGTGTTCCGGAGCGGTGCCACAAACCAGCCCTCAGCCTGTTCCCCCAGCAACAAACCCCACCCCCTTGGAaacaaaccccacccacaaGATAGAATTACTTCCTCCGAACCTCGACGACCTCACGGTAAGAGTCTTTTTAAGCTGTTCCTAACTGAATGAACAGGTAGCTGTTCCTAACCGAATGAACAGGTAGCTGTTCCTAACCGAATGAACAGGTAGCTGTTCCTAACCGAATGAACAGGTAGCTGTTCCTAACCGAATGAACAGGTATCTGTTCTTAACCGAATGAACAGGTAGCTGTTCCTAACCGAATGAACAGGTAACTGTTCCTAACCGAATGAACAGGTAGCTGTTCCTAACCAAATGAACAGGTAGCTGTTCCTAACTGAATGAACAGGTAGCTGTTCCTAACCGAATGCCTAGCCGAACTCGGTTCCTAACCGAGTGTTTTGTGCGCGACTGCTTCCCAGGTGTCAGAACTTCGGCAGCAGTTGCGCAAACGTGGGCTCCCGGTTTCTGGCACCAAACCCTCCCTGCTGGAGAGGCTTCGTCCCTTCcagatgccccgcccccctctcGCCCCGGCTCCTCTCTGCCACCTGCAAGGGACCCTAGAACCTTCACGGCCGCCCAGTCTGAGCCCTTCTAACCTGGACGTTTCCAGCAGCCCTTCCCACATCTATGTCCAGCCTTCAGGAATGGTGGATCAAGGCTTGGCTAGTGTCAGTTACTTGACCTCCCCCTCTTCTTCTGTGGGCTCCAGTCCAAGCCTGCGTGCGCCCTCACCTCCCCAGCCCCTCGGTGCCCTCTGGAGGCCAGACCAGGCGGCAGAGGAGCTGAGCGTGGAGctggagatgagagagaggatTCGAAGCAGACCCAGAGAAAAAGCAGTGGACACTGTCACACAGgttcagacttttttttttattacttcaTGAAAGGAGCACATCAGGTCAACATATGATCCCTGTTTTCTGCCTGACGTGTTTAACACGACAGTTGACCTGTGTAGGACCTTTGCAGAACAGAAACTGATTTAAGCTCCAGATGAGATATAATGACATGCACTGCCTATTTAATCCATGAAAATGATTTATGAAGACATTATATATATTTGCCTACATATGAATCTTGCACTCGTCCTTGTGGCTGCTTTGAAAATATCGGAGTTATACTTGGTGTCATTATTCCTGGCTTTGGCATGGCCCATTTTTCCAGTAATGCATAAATTGTACCAATCtttcctcccttctcctcaccTCTCTGCCCCTTCCTGCGGCTCTCATCCAGCCGTACGGAGGCTCCCTACATCCGTTCCTGCAACAGGACCCGGGATGCCTCAGCGGGAAGCCAAACTCAGAGGGGCAGGACGTGTTGTTGGCACAGGTGAGAGTGCCACAGGCTGTCTGCCCTGCCATGTGGAAATATGTGGAaatcactttttttttgttgccaGAGGTTGCGAGCTATTCTGAGCGGCTATGAATAGAGTCAGACAAAGCGTACATTAGAACCCCTCAGAGCTGAGCTCGGCAGAGTTGTTCATAGCGCTGTGTCATATAAAAAAATGCTGCAGTGATaaaagtaaaataaagtaaaagtaaacatcTCTTGTTGTGCATTGCTGTGTCAGCAGGCGTATTCCAGTCAACCGTGTGACACTATTGGCCAGGATTTTGAGCTTCCTATGCAAATCACAGCAAGCCCAGAACAAGCTCCACCCACGAATAGTCGTAGCCTGGAGGAGCTACTGCAGGAAGCCATTCAAAGAGTACAAGTATGTctatgtgagaaagagagagagagagagaaagagagagaaagagagagagagagagaaagagagagagagagagagagtgtgtgtgtgtatatgtgatgtTTAGATGTTAACTGTTCTTCCTTGATACCTTCTTTTGAGTACTGTTCATATTAACTGGCATAACAGTGTTACTCTCTATGTCGTTTATGCCAGATGGAACCAAGTGAGTCCATAGATGACATTTTGGAAGGTACCGTTTGTTCCTCTGGTGAGCTGAGTGCACTTTCATGGACCCTAAACATCATATATGAAAATGCTGCACTAGCAAATGTTAATTTCCTGTTTACA is a window from the Brachyhypopomus gauderio isolate BG-103 chromosome 13, BGAUD_0.2, whole genome shotgun sequence genome containing:
- the LOC143473753 gene encoding myocardin isoform X1, coding for MTLLASERSLLIRSKFRSVLQLRIQNRRQQKELCDDAAGAKASGPDLAGEKEAHGGVHQTVDGATLKSPPSGLTAETAQDRASGGPQKQKKARLVEDLSEKIQRRPGPLELLQKHILPLENTSDVFEDDVSSCSSASPEQLGLHQSPGSSSSPGLANHQSLSDGSPGATPNNGNPSSVQSSLALLPATEGLSQSVTMTVVGSSSMATTGKGKGMYISSQTTPVLPKVAHSILGGSLASPRPPRPRKPRDCKPKMRKLKYHQYIPPDQRGGAAGASGNNSQKNSSQTPPVDPAYSHLLHQQQVFLQLQILNQQQQVTVATSSKSQLVRCSGAVPQTSPQPVPPATNPTPLETNPTHKIELLPPNLDDLTVSELRQQLRKRGLPVSGTKPSLLERLRPFQMPRPPLAPAPLCHLQGTLEPSRPPSLSPSNLDVSSSPSHIYVQPSGMVDQGLASVSYLTSPSSSVGSSPSLRAPSPPQPLGALWRPDQAAEELSVELEMRERIRSRPREKAVDTVTQPYGGSLHPFLQQDPGCLSGKPNSEGQDVLLAQQAYSSQPCDTIGQDFELPMQITASPEQAPPTNSRSLEELLQEAIQRVQMEPSESIDDILEGTVCSSDVQLCGTALPGCPTPPPDQSQPTLGISKDDRVLSSPLCSSLLLELPPSPTNAPPLASNPTPPLPPPFCSTPPLRHASRKRRSDVPAFDAADWLESLTSGLHPLTPPPAPFVESDFGLDSDLNVNRVLDLMVEQW
- the LOC143473753 gene encoding myocardin isoform X2, with the translated sequence MTLLASERSLLIRSKFRSVLQLRIQNRRQQKELCDDAGAKASGPDLAGEKEAHGGVHQTVDGATLKSPPSGLTAETAQDRASGGPQKQKKARLVEDLSEKIQRRPGPLELLQKHILPLENTSDVFEDDVSSCSSASPEQLGLHQSPGSSSSPGLANHQSLSDGSPGATPNNGNPSSVQSSLALLPATEGLSQSVTMTVVGSSSMATTGKGKGMYISSQTTPVLPKVAHSILGGSLASPRPPRPRKPRDCKPKMRKLKYHQYIPPDQRGGAAGASGNNSQKNSSQTPPVDPAYSHLLHQQQVFLQLQILNQQQQVTVATSSKSQLVRCSGAVPQTSPQPVPPATNPTPLETNPTHKIELLPPNLDDLTVSELRQQLRKRGLPVSGTKPSLLERLRPFQMPRPPLAPAPLCHLQGTLEPSRPPSLSPSNLDVSSSPSHIYVQPSGMVDQGLASVSYLTSPSSSVGSSPSLRAPSPPQPLGALWRPDQAAEELSVELEMRERIRSRPREKAVDTVTQPYGGSLHPFLQQDPGCLSGKPNSEGQDVLLAQQAYSSQPCDTIGQDFELPMQITASPEQAPPTNSRSLEELLQEAIQRVQMEPSESIDDILEGTVCSSDVQLCGTALPGCPTPPPDQSQPTLGISKDDRVLSSPLCSSLLLELPPSPTNAPPLASNPTPPLPPPFCSTPPLRHASRKRRSDVPAFDAADWLESLTSGLHPLTPPPAPFVESDFGLDSDLNVNRVLDLMVEQW
- the LOC143473753 gene encoding myocardin isoform X3, which translates into the protein MTLLASERSLLIRSKFRSVLQLRIQNRRQQKELCDDAAGAKASGPDLAGEKEAHGGVHQTVDGATLKSPPSGLTAETAQDRASGGPQKQKKARLVEDLSEKIQRRPGPLELLQKHILPLENTSDVFEDDVSSCSSASPEQLGLHQSPGSSSSPGLANHQSLSDGSPGATPNNGNPSSVQSSLALLPATEGLSQSVTMTVVGSSSMATTGKGKGMYISSQTTPVLPKVAHSILGGSLASPRPPRPRKPRDCKPKMRKLKYHQYIPPDQRGGAAGASGNNSQKNSSQTPPVDPAYSHLLHQQQVFLQLQILNQQQQVTVATSSKSQLVRCSGAVPQTSPQPVPPATNPTPLETNPTHKIELLPPNLDDLTVSELRQQLRKRGLPVSGTKPSLLERLRPFQMPRPPLAPAPLCHLQGTLEPSRPPSLSPSNLDVSSSPSHIYVQPSGMVDQGLASVSYLTSPSSSVGSSPSLRAPSPPQPLGALWRPDQAAEELSVELEMRERIRSRPREKAVDTVTQPYGGSLHPFLQQDPGCLSGKPNSEGQDVLLAQAYSSQPCDTIGQDFELPMQITASPEQAPPTNSRSLEELLQEAIQRVQMEPSESIDDILEGTVCSSDVQLCGTALPGCPTPPPDQSQPTLGISKDDRVLSSPLCSSLLLELPPSPTNAPPLASNPTPPLPPPFCSTPPLRHASRKRRSDVPAFDAADWLESLTSGLHPLTPPPAPFVESDFGLDSDLNVNRVLDLMVEQW
- the LOC143473753 gene encoding myocardin isoform X4, translating into MTLLASERSLLIRSKFRSVLQLRIQNRRQQKELCDDAAGAKASGPDLAGEKEAHGGVHQTVDGATLKSPPSGLTAETAQDRASGGPQKQKKARLVEDLSEKIQRRPGPLELLQKHILPLENTSDVFEDDVSSCSSASPEQLGLHQSPGSSSSPGLANHQSLSDGSPGATPNNGNPSSVQSSLALLPATEGLSQSVTMTVVGSSSMATTGKGKGMYISSQTTPVLPKVAHSILGGSLASPRPPRPRKPRDCKPKMRKLKYHQYIPPDQRGGAAGASGNNSQKNSSQTPPVDPAYSHLLHQQQVFLQLQILNQQQQVTVATSKSQLVRCSGAVPQTSPQPVPPATNPTPLETNPTHKIELLPPNLDDLTVSELRQQLRKRGLPVSGTKPSLLERLRPFQMPRPPLAPAPLCHLQGTLEPSRPPSLSPSNLDVSSSPSHIYVQPSGMVDQGLASVSYLTSPSSSVGSSPSLRAPSPPQPLGALWRPDQAAEELSVELEMRERIRSRPREKAVDTVTQPYGGSLHPFLQQDPGCLSGKPNSEGQDVLLAQQAYSSQPCDTIGQDFELPMQITASPEQAPPTNSRSLEELLQEAIQRVQMEPSESIDDILEGTVCSSDVQLCGTALPGCPTPPPDQSQPTLGISKDDRVLSSPLCSSLLLELPPSPTNAPPLASNPTPPLPPPFCSTPPLRHASRKRRSDVPAFDAADWLESLTSGLHPLTPPPAPFVESDFGLDSDLNVNRVLDLMVEQW